The Osmerus eperlanus chromosome 22, fOsmEpe2.1, whole genome shotgun sequence genome window below encodes:
- the LOC134009216 gene encoding zinc finger protein 850-like produces MDLSGEEREEGTFRAARLEGDQRRDSGETPCHCPPQEVGTFTGSGKRFSQTGSGKRVSQTESVVVTCARHSHCQVRVKLKRLCVQDEDSKDDPTESPNTEHNDEDTNPAIFKCDDELEVLTVQVEQGEEQEKSDSEDKLHHCAKCGKTFAKLEAWKDHQQTHTGSKRYGCPYCDKEFCNLSGMRRHQQQVHPDKGALSMKAQRNSQVPPGENSELHAREEEEEPRFDSVSHFLSEVEGCARKPPPCAKKPHPCARKSHPCVRKPHPCPECGKEFVNQNKLKRHQMTHSGEKPHRCSVCGKCFLQKGQLKVHERIHTGEKPYSCSICAAKFAQVGDVRRHEMRHLGERPFGCSECGKRFIEARLLKAHERTHTGERPFGCTVCGRRFSTSSCLRDHKVTHTGENPYSCSVCGKGFATSSGHRDHERSHAGERPYHCAECGKSFCRPGQLVKHLRRHKGGSDAQNPRKGPGAPRLERKAKEDKLKDDKDEGDLISSDLDLVELLHHHNDLNTTLEMEHEELVEEKEEGKEDGGETNGVGGYINSEGEELDIYSENQQENQQENRTVKKFYRCLECGRECPSFFRLQMHMKTHTGEKPYPCPTCGKHFRQKEHLKEHKKVHTGEKPYSCSDCGVRFSHQGALRRHERSHTGEKPHPCAACGKRFTRISSLREHRNTHTGERPHCCSVCGKTFFRLSALQKHQVTHTGEKRHICNVCGKGFSEASTLRRHERAHTREKPYQCEDCGGSFSQLGSMKRHQQIHSRDGPRPGLLPAMADQLDPLSLAGLNPISYHGDLRKQPQCPEEPEHDDKEEEHDEAKEWSCLFKSGSSSGVSRCVHTCPLCRLQFPQSSKLHRHLQTHPTLTQSGSEPRWERSHHRAADRQNHDAETQHGTTAHQHGDQGSEEGVETIIYAGPPGNEDEKEEEEDREEGVVFSTADQSVSSSASGRENQPLSPPMQRLRSSLLQRPSGSRCPVCGRDCRKPSTLQIHLRVHSGEKPYQCTLCSKQFTQNRHLQDHQRVHTGEKPYRCSDCGKSFGHSGALKRHRLFHTVEKYGCSLCAKRYSRLERLREHERTHSGNRYACPDCGKVFFKPSDLGSHRRTHSEENPFRCDECGKDLSTPQSYRRHKKMHQRKSSAVQELHA; encoded by the exons ATGGACTtgtctggggaggagagggaagagggcacCTTTAGAGCTGCCAGGCTGgaaggagaccagaggagagactcAGGAGAGACACCCTGCCATTGCCCCCCACAGGAAGTGGGAACCTTCACAGGAAGTGGGAAGCGGTTctcccagacaggaagtggaaagcGGGTCTCCCAGACAGAAAGTGTGGTTGTTACGTGTGCCCGTCACAGTCACTGCCAAGTTAGGGTGAAACTCAAAAGACTTTGTGTTCAAGACGAAGATAGTAAAGATGATCCAACCGAGTCTCCAAACACAGAACACAATGACGAGGACACTAACCCTGCCATTTTTAAGTGCGATGATGAATTAGAGGTGCTGACTGTTCAAgtagaacagggggaggagcaggagaagagcgATTCAGAGGACAAACTGCACCATTGCGCCAAGTGTGGGAAGACCTTCGCCAAGTTGGAGGCTTGGAAGGATCACCAGCAGACTCACACGGGGAGCAAGCGTTACGGCTGCCCCTACTGCGACAAGGAGTTCTGTAACTTGTCAGGCATGAGGAGGCATCAACAACAAGTGCACCCTGATAAGGGAGCCCTTTCTATGAAAGCTCAGAGAAATTCACAAGTTCCTCCTGGAGAGAACAGTGAGCTGCACGCCcgtgaagaagaagaggagccaCGTTTTG ACAGCGTCTCCCACTTCCTCTCTGAGGTGGAGGGCTGTGCCAGGAAGCCACCCCCCTGTGCCAAGAAGCCACACCCCTGTGCAAGGAAGTCACACCCCTGTGTCAGGAAGCCACACCCCTGTCCCGAGTGTGGAAAGGAGTTTGTGAATCAGAACAAGCTGAAGCGACACCAGATGACGCACTCCGGAGAGAAGCCTCACCGCTGCTCCGTGTGCGGTAAGTGCTTCCTGCAGAAAGGGCAGCTCAAGGTTCACGAGAGGATCCACACCGGCGAGAAACCTTACTCCTGTTCCATCTGCGCTGCCAAGTTTGCTCAGGTGGGGGATGTGAGGAGACACGAGATGAGGCACCTGGGGGAGAGACCGTTCGGCTGCTCCGAGTGTGGCAAACGCTTCATAGAAGCGCGGCTCCTGAAGGCTCACGAGCGCACGCACACTGGGGAGAGACCGTTCGGCTGCACAGTTTGTGGAAGGAGGTTCTCCACCTCGTCCTGCCTCAGGGATCACAAGGTCACCCACACGGGAGAGAACCCGTACTCCTGCTCCGTGTGCGGGAAGGGCTTCGCCACGTCCTCCGGCCACAGGGACCACGAGAGATCGCATGCTGGGGAGAGACCCTACCACTGCGCCGAGTGCGGGAAGAGCTTCTGTCGCCCAGGGCAACTGGTGAAACACCTGAGGAGACACAAAGGTGGAAGTGATGCCCAAAACCCCAGGAAG GGTCCTGGAGCTCCCAGACTGGAAAGGAAGGCAAAGGAAGACAAGCTTAAAGATGATAAGGATGAAGGAGATCTGATCAGCTCAGATTTGGATCTGGTGGAGCTCTTGCATCACCACAATGACCTCAACACAACACTGGAGATGGAACATGAAGAATTAGTTGAGGAAAaagaagaggggaaggaggatggaggggaaacAAATGGCGTTGGGGGATACATCAATTCTGAAGGAGAGGAGTTGGACATTTACTCTGAGAACCAGCAGGAGAACCAGCAGGAGAACCGGACAGTGAAGAAGTTCTACCGCTGCCTTGAGTGTGGGAGGGAGTGTCCATCCTTCTTCAGACTCCAGATGCACATGAAgacccacacaggagagaaaccttaccCCTGCCCCACGTGTGGGAAGCACTTCCGCCAGAAGGAGCACCTGAAAGAACACAAGAAGGTTCACACGGGGGAGAAACCCTACTCCTGTTCAGACTGCGGCGTGAGGTTCAGTCACCAGGGGGCGCTGAGGAGGCACGAGCgctcacacacaggagagaaaccccaCCCTTGCGCTGCGTGTGGCAAGAGGTTCACCAGGATAAGCAGTCTCCGAGAGCATCgaaacacgcacacaggagagaggccgCACTGCTGCAGCGTGTGTGGGAAGACCTTCTTCAGGCTGTCGGCCCTGCAGAAGCACCAGGTGACTCACACGGGGGAGAAACGCCACATCTGCAACGTCTGCGGCAAAGGCTTCTCAGAGGCTTCCACCCTGCGACGCCACGAGAGGGCTCACACCAGAGAGAAGCCCTACCAGTGTGAGGACTGTGGGGGGAGCTTTTCCCAGCTGGGGAGCATGAAGAGACACCAGCAGATCCACTCCAGGGACGGGCCTCGGCCCGGTCTTCTGCCTGCCATGGCTGATCAACTTGATCCACTTTCTCTAGCAGGTCTCAACCCTATCAGTTACCATGGTGACCTGAGAAAACAGCCACAGTGTCCTGAAGAGCCTGAGCATGATGATAAAGAGGAAGAACATGACGAGGCTAAAGAATGGagttgtttgttcaaatctgGATCATCGTCGGGTGTTTCCAGGTGTGTTCACACCTGCCCCTTATGTAGACTTCAgttcccccagtcctccaaacTACACAGACACCTGCAGACTCACCCTACTCTCACCCAATCAGGAAGTGAGCCGCGATGGGAGCGGAGCCATCACCGAGCGGCAGACAGACAAAACCACGATGCAGAGACTCAACATGGGACGACCGCTCATCAGCATGGAGACCAGGGGTCAGAAGAGGGCGTTGAGACCATCATTTATGCCGGGCCTCCAGGGAAcgaggatgagaaggaggaagaggaggacagagaggaagg GGTTGTGTTTTCCACCGCAGATCAGAGTGTGAGTTCCTCCGCCTCGGGCCGGGagaaccagcctctctcccccccgatGCAGCGTCTCAGAAGCAGCCTCCTGCAGCGGCCCAGCGGCTCCCGCTGCCCCGTGTGCGGGCGGGACTGCAGGAAGCCCTCCACCTTGCAGATCCACCTCAGGGTCCACTCAGGGGAGAAGCCCTACCAGTGCACCCTGTGCAGCAAGCAGTTCACCCAAAACCGCCACCTCCAGGACCACCAGAGGGTTCACACGGGGGAGAAGCCGTACCGGTGCTCCGACTGCGGCAAGAGCTTCGGCCACTCGGGGGCCTTGAAAAGGCACCGGCTGTTCCACACGGTGGAGAAGTACGGGTGCTCCCTGTGTGCGAAGCGCTACAGCCGCCTGGAGCGTCTGAGGGAGCACGAGAGGACCCACTCGGGGAACCGCTACGCCTGCCCGGACTGTGGGAAGGTGTTCTTTAAGCCGTCTGACCTTGGCTCTCACCGGAGAACCCACTCGGAAGAGAACCCTTTCCGTTGCGACGAGTGCGGCAAGGACTTGAGCACACCGCAGAGCTACCGCAGACACAAGAAGATGCACCAGAGGAAATCTTCCGCCGTGCAAGAGCTGCACGCATAG
- the LOC134009065 gene encoding bifunctional apoptosis regulator-like, translating to MMDSSQMREDISGAEGTGVFTDPVAPSPLPLASPLPLASPHLALSERELSCHCCYDILVNPTTLTCGHSFCRHCLALWWDSSHKTECPECREKWEGFPKINILLRDAADKLFSEVVERRRAEIQNNPKISQSLVAFQRYGEEQASRSVPRSSQPRGAGGFFSGVLTALSCVAVLLLGYHWSIGEGEGEELVAKAISRWSPVEVQEWMQHLGPWAQLYTHRFLEADVNGRLLLMLGDEELALPPYSIENQAHRRAMLAELERVRALGGKPPQNLWEYKAVNAGKSLFLLYALKSSPRLTLLYLYLFDYLDSFLPFLHTCCPTLSHTSQPMDDSLNKQSQPSWSQWAEFLVKYFLLPYQLIAEFAWDWLSVHYWTSRFIIVNAMLLSVLEGCSLYRLWTRALIRGLPRRMWAHLWRTLSQGLAFALLWPATPRFICNCMFYWGLYFNVIINIDLVVQQLLHPDTHAI from the exons ATGATGGACTCATCCCAGATGAGAGAGGACATCAGCGGTGCAGAGGGTACAGGGGTCTTTACCGACCCCGtggctccctcccccctccccctcgcctcccccctccccctcgcctccccccaCCTGGCCCTCTCGGAGCGCGAGTTGTCGTGCCACTGTTGCTATGACATCCTGGTGAACCCCACCACGCTGACGTGTGGGCACAGCTTCTGCCGCCACTGCCTGGCGTTGTGGTGGGATTCCTCCCACAAGACAGAGTGCCCCGAGTGCAGAGAGAAGTGGGAGGGCTTCCCCAAAATCAACATCCTGTTGAG GGATGCGGCTGACAAGCTGTTCTCAGAGGTAGTGGAGAGGAGACGAGCagagatacagaacaaccccaagaTCTCTCAGAGCCTCGTGGCCTTCCAGag GTATGGAGAGGAGCAGGCCTCCAGAAGCGTCCCCAGGAGCAGCCAGCCCAGAGGAGCCGGGGGGTTCTTCTCTGGAGTCCTCACTGCACTCTCATGTGtggct GTGCTGTTGCTGGGCTACCACTGGAGcattggggagggggagggggaggagctggttgCTAAGGCCATCTCCAGGTGGAGCCCAGTGGAGGTGCAGGAGTGGATGCAGCACCTGGGGCCCTGGGCCCAGCTCTACACACACCGCTTCCTGGAGGCTGATGTCAAcgggag gttGTTGCTGATGCTGGGTGACGAGGAGCTGGCCCTGCCCCCCTACAGCATAGAGAACCAGGCCCACAGGCGGGCCATGCTGGCGGAGCTGGAGAGGGTCAGGGCCCTGGGGGGGAAACCTCCACAGAACCTCTGGGAGTacaag gcagtgaATGCAGGTAAATCTTTGTTCCTGCTGTACGCTCTGAAGAGTTCTCCCCGCCtcaccctcctctacctctacctgttTGACTACCTGGACTCCTTCCTGCCCTTCCtgcacacctgctgccccaccctctcacacaccagccagccaaTGGACGACAGCCTCAACAAACAG TCACAACCTAGCTGGAGCCAGTGGGCGGAGTTTCTGGTGAAGTACTTCCTGCTTCCGTACCAGCTGATTGCTGAGTTTGCGTGGGATTGGTTGTCGGTGCACTACTGGACGTCCCGCTTCATCATCGTGAACGccatgctgctgtctgtcctggaGGGATGCTCCCTGTACCGTCTGTGGACCCGTGCACtgatcag AGGCCTTCCCAGGCGCATGTGGGCTCACCTGTGGAGGACGCTGTCCCAGGGCCTGGCCTTCGCCCTGCTGTGGCCCGCCACACCGCGCTTCATCTGCAACTGCATGTTCTACTGGGGCCTCTACTTCAACGTCATCATCAACATAGACCTGGTGGTTCAGCAGCTACTGCACCCGGACACACACgccatctga
- the LOC134009071 gene encoding zinc finger protein with KRAB and SCAN domains 8-like, with product MSKLNMIRIFLRERLTMAALEIFEVVEVMFSECQDEISRSKEENARLQRLLDVVTQPNITLHRTDVQQLSLPEPPQIKEEQELWTSQEEEQLQGLQSETTDSILTSTSVKHDSDQEGSSECSHLNQTVKVENREGDSLPTNTTKEQIKEELHVQDSAAPEPGSDSQPLSVVAPDCSAAQSFEEHGGVLLLQNNEALPRDNRPQGSHTGKTIHQCQQCNKTFSLKSSLVRHMRTHTGEKPYQYQHGSKQFAHKSCLVDHMRIHTGEKSYHCQECCKIFSLKSQLVVHMRTHTGEKPYQCQECNKRFSMKCTLVRHMRMHTGEKPFQCQQCNKQFASKFCLVDHMRIHTGEKPLHCQECFKIFNFKSHLIMHMRTHTGEKPYQCQECNKRFSVKCTLVRHMKTHTGEKPYHCQECQNKFSRKSSLVAHMMTHRRETLAVSGM from the exons ATGTCAAAATTAAACATGATCAGAATTTTTTTACGTGAGAGACTAACAATGGCGGCGTTGGAGATTTTCGAGGTCGTTGAAGTAATGTTTTCTGAGTGCCAAGACGAAATCTCTCGTTCCAAGGAGGAGAATGCGCGGCTACAAAGGCTGTTGGACGTTGTCACTCAACCTAATATCACGTTACACAGAACAG AtgtgcagcagctctctctcccagagcccccacagattaaagaggaacaggagctgtggaccagtcaggaggaagagcagctccaaggactgcagtctgaaactacaGACTCCATACTCACTTCTACCAGTGTGAAACATGACTCTGATCAGGAGGGCTCCTCTGAATGTTCACATCTTAACCAGACTGTTAaagtggagaacagagaaggagactctCTACCCACCAACACAACTAAGGAGCAAATCAAAGAAGAGCTTCATGTACAAGACTCTGCAGCACCAGAACCAGGCAGtgactctcagcccctctctgttgTAGCTCCAGACTGTTCTGCAGCTCAAAGTTTTGAGGAACATGGAGGAGTGCTGCTTTTACAAAACAATGAGGCTCTTCCAAGAGACAATAGACCACAGGGAAGTCACACAGGAAAAACAATacatcagtgtcaacaatgtaacaaaacaTTTAGTCTGAAATCCAGTTTGGTTCGTCATATGAGGacgcacacaggagagaaaccttatcaatatcaacatggtAGCAAACAGTTTGCTCATAAGTCATGTCTGGTTGACCACATGAggatacacacaggagagaaatcaTATCACTGTCAGGAATGCTGCAAAATATTTAGCTTGAAGAGTCAATTGGTTGtgcacatgaggacacacacaggagagaaaccatatcAGTGTCAGGAATGTAACAAAAGATTTAGCATGAAATGTACTTTGGTTCGTCATATGAGGatgcacacaggagagaaaccctttcaatgtcaacaatgtaacaaacagtTTGCTAGTAAGTTTTGTCTGGTTGACCATATGAggatacacacaggagagaaaccattaCACTGTCAGGAATGTTTCAAAATATTTAACTTTAAGAGTCATTTGATTAtgcacatgaggacacacacaggagagaaaccttatcaGTGTCAGGAATGTAACAAAAGATTCAGCGTGAAATGTACTTTGGTTCGTcatatgaagacacacacaggagagaaaccatatcACTGTCAGGAATGTCAAAACAAATTTAGCCGAAAGTCTAGTCTAGTTGCACATATGATGACCCACAGGAGGGAAACCTTAGCAGTGTCAGGAATGTAA